The Raoultibacter phocaeensis genome includes a window with the following:
- the leuS gene encoding leucine--tRNA ligase: protein MKEYNPHEIEPRWQKAWEDEGLNRVTEDPSKPKKYILEMFPYPSGDLHMGHVRNYTIGDVRARYFRMRGFDVLHPMGWDAFGLPAENAAIQHNSHPAKWTYANIDTQMESCKRMGFSYDWSRTVVACDPEYYRWGQWIFLKMWEKDLVERKNSPVNWCPNCATVLANEQVIDGTCWRCHGAVEKRDLTQWYFKITDYAQELLDDLDQLGGWPERVKQMQANWIGRSEGAEVDFILCDAEGNAPAKPTEDDIITVFTTRADTLFGCSFFVLAPEYKGLADLVSGSEYEQPVADLVAAASKVSAVERAQGDREKHGAFTGRYVLNPINNEKVPVWVADYVVADYGTGAVMAVPCGDQRDFEFARKYDLPIIPIILSEDDPLYPEIGGVAERVRTEVPWDHAFDAEGILVQSGAYTGMVGGKHSEGEAAIVADLEAMGRGRRKVEFRLRDWLISRQRYWGNPIPAIHCETCGVVPVPEKDLPVVLPLEVDITKGETLKDYQPFYETTCPVCGGPAHRETDTMDTFTCSSWYFLRYTDPHNDTAPFDSAKANRWLPVDQYIGGIEHAILHLLYSRFFVKVLRDIGLVDFDEPFQNLLTQGMVKLNGETMSKSKGNTVAPEDMIVEYGADAVRTYILFMAPPDKDLEWEEDGLAGIYRFLNRVWRQVNDLMGQAGDDTLCQGEATQDEGAAAAELLNRERHRVVGKVIDDIDRNNFNTALAAIMELSNAAGDYLRKVSADTRGGCDHLPKLDRDVAETIVVLLAPMAPHWAEELWRTVLGHEDSVHEQPWPDFDPEQAKADEVELAVQINGKVKSRIMVAADAEEGVIKETALAAVSNAMEGKSAVKVIVIPGRLVNIVVK from the coding sequence ATGAAAGAATACAATCCGCACGAGATAGAACCGCGCTGGCAGAAGGCGTGGGAGGACGAGGGCCTCAACCGCGTGACAGAGGATCCCTCGAAACCGAAGAAGTACATCCTGGAGATGTTCCCCTATCCCTCGGGTGACCTCCATATGGGGCATGTGCGCAACTACACGATCGGTGATGTGCGCGCCCGCTACTTCCGCATGCGAGGGTTCGACGTGCTGCACCCGATGGGTTGGGATGCGTTCGGTCTTCCCGCCGAAAACGCAGCTATCCAGCATAACAGCCATCCCGCGAAATGGACCTACGCCAATATCGACACCCAGATGGAATCCTGCAAGCGTATGGGCTTCTCCTACGACTGGAGCCGTACGGTGGTCGCGTGCGATCCCGAGTACTACCGCTGGGGGCAGTGGATATTCCTCAAAATGTGGGAGAAGGATCTTGTCGAGCGCAAGAACTCGCCAGTGAACTGGTGCCCGAATTGCGCTACCGTGCTTGCCAACGAACAGGTCATCGACGGCACGTGCTGGAGATGTCATGGAGCGGTCGAGAAGCGCGACCTTACGCAGTGGTACTTCAAGATCACCGATTACGCCCAGGAGTTGCTTGACGACCTCGACCAGCTCGGGGGCTGGCCTGAGCGCGTGAAGCAGATGCAGGCGAACTGGATCGGCCGTTCCGAAGGCGCTGAGGTCGATTTCATCCTGTGCGATGCGGAAGGAAACGCTCCCGCCAAGCCGACCGAAGACGATATCATCACCGTGTTCACTACGCGTGCCGACACGTTGTTCGGGTGCAGTTTCTTCGTGCTTGCTCCCGAATACAAGGGTCTCGCCGATCTGGTGAGCGGCTCCGAATACGAGCAACCAGTGGCCGATCTCGTGGCTGCTGCGAGCAAGGTGAGCGCCGTCGAGCGCGCACAGGGCGATCGCGAGAAGCACGGCGCCTTCACGGGCCGCTACGTGCTCAACCCCATCAACAACGAAAAGGTGCCCGTATGGGTTGCCGACTACGTAGTTGCCGACTACGGTACGGGCGCGGTTATGGCCGTGCCCTGCGGCGATCAGCGCGACTTCGAGTTCGCTCGCAAATACGATCTGCCTATCATTCCGATTATCCTTTCCGAGGACGATCCGCTCTACCCTGAGATTGGGGGCGTTGCCGAGCGCGTGCGTACCGAAGTGCCGTGGGATCACGCGTTCGATGCCGAGGGTATTCTCGTTCAGTCGGGAGCGTACACCGGCATGGTGGGCGGCAAGCATTCGGAAGGCGAAGCGGCCATCGTAGCCGATCTCGAAGCCATGGGCCGCGGCCGCCGCAAGGTCGAGTTCCGCCTGCGCGATTGGCTCATCTCGCGCCAGCGCTACTGGGGAAATCCCATTCCCGCGATCCATTGCGAAACGTGCGGTGTAGTGCCGGTGCCCGAAAAGGATCTTCCCGTGGTGCTGCCGCTTGAGGTGGACATCACCAAAGGCGAGACGCTCAAGGATTACCAGCCATTCTACGAGACCACCTGTCCGGTATGCGGCGGCCCTGCCCATCGCGAGACCGATACGATGGACACGTTCACGTGCTCGTCGTGGTACTTCCTTCGCTACACCGATCCCCACAACGATACTGCGCCGTTCGATTCGGCCAAGGCGAACCGCTGGCTGCCTGTCGACCAGTATATCGGCGGGATCGAGCACGCGATCCTGCATTTGCTCTATTCGCGCTTCTTCGTGAAGGTGCTGCGCGACATCGGTCTCGTCGATTTCGACGAGCCGTTCCAGAACCTGCTTACGCAGGGCATGGTAAAGCTCAACGGTGAAACGATGTCCAAATCGAAGGGCAACACCGTGGCCCCCGAGGACATGATCGTCGAGTACGGTGCCGATGCAGTGCGCACGTACATCCTGTTCATGGCACCGCCCGACAAAGATCTCGAGTGGGAAGAAGACGGTCTTGCCGGTATTTACCGCTTTCTCAACCGCGTGTGGCGTCAGGTGAACGACCTCATGGGCCAGGCGGGCGATGATACGCTTTGCCAGGGCGAGGCAACTCAGGACGAAGGAGCCGCTGCCGCTGAGCTGCTCAACCGCGAACGCCATCGCGTAGTGGGCAAGGTGATCGACGATATCGATCGCAACAATTTCAATACCGCGCTCGCCGCCATCATGGAGCTCTCCAACGCCGCAGGCGACTACCTGCGCAAAGTCTCTGCTGATACGCGCGGCGGATGCGATCACCTGCCTAAGCTCGACCGCGATGTGGCCGAGACCATCGTAGTGCTGCTTGCACCCATGGCTCCGCACTGGGCTGAAGAGCTGTGGCGTACCGTACTTGGCCACGAGGATTCCGTGCACGAGCAGCCGTGGCCCGATTTCGATCCCGAACAGGCGAAGGCCGACGAGGTAGAGCTTGCCGTGCAGATCAACGGCAAGGTGAAAAGCCGCATCATGGTTGCCGCTGACGCCGAAGAGGGCGTGATCAAGGAAACCGCGCTTGCCGCTGTGTCGAACGCCATGGAAGGTAAGAGCGCTGTCAAGGTGATCGTGATCCCCGGTCGCTTGGTGAACATTGTGGTGAAGTAG
- a CDS encoding IMP dehydrogenase → MAYYFDEPSRTFNEYLLVPGFSSSECIPAKVSLKTPLVKYKKGEEPAISLNIPMVSAIMQSVSDDGMGIALATEGGLSFIFGSQSVESQAAMVARVKDYKAGFVTSDANLAPTATLADVLALKEEYGHSTMPVTDDGSAHGKLLGIVTSRDYRVSRMDPSEKVVDFMTPRERMIVAPEDTSLKTANDILWDNKLNSLPLVDGEDHLMYMVFRKDYDSHKSNPLEMLDSHKRYMVGAGINTRDYAERVPALVEAGADVLCIDSSEGFSDWQRITLEWVREHYGDSVKVGAGNVVDAEGFRFLAECGADFVKVGIGGGSICITREQKGIGRGQATALIEVAKARDEYFEETGVYIPVCSDGGIVYDHHMTLALAMGADFLMLGRYFARFDESPTNKVNVNGSYMKEYWGEGSARARNWQRYDLGGDKKGLSFEEGVDSYVPYAGTLKDNVDLTLSKVRSTMCNCGALTIAELQEKAKLTVVSSTSIVEGGAHDVVLKDKAPYGTGSMR, encoded by the coding sequence ATGGCCTACTATTTCGACGAACCGTCCCGTACTTTTAACGAGTACTTGCTGGTTCCCGGATTTTCCTCTTCAGAGTGCATACCTGCGAAGGTGAGCCTTAAAACTCCTCTCGTGAAGTACAAGAAGGGCGAAGAGCCTGCGATCTCGCTCAATATCCCCATGGTTTCAGCCATCATGCAGTCGGTGTCCGATGACGGCATGGGCATCGCGCTTGCTACCGAAGGCGGGCTTTCGTTCATCTTCGGTTCCCAATCGGTCGAGAGCCAGGCGGCCATGGTCGCGCGCGTGAAAGACTACAAAGCCGGGTTCGTCACAAGCGACGCGAACCTCGCGCCGACGGCAACGCTTGCCGACGTGCTCGCGCTCAAAGAGGAATACGGTCACTCCACCATGCCCGTCACCGATGACGGATCGGCGCACGGCAAGCTTCTCGGCATCGTAACCAGCCGTGATTACCGCGTGTCGCGCATGGATCCCTCCGAGAAGGTCGTCGACTTCATGACTCCGCGCGAGCGCATGATCGTGGCCCCCGAGGATACGAGCCTCAAGACGGCGAACGACATCCTCTGGGACAACAAGCTCAACTCGCTGCCTTTGGTGGACGGCGAAGACCACCTCATGTACATGGTGTTTCGCAAGGATTACGATTCCCATAAGTCGAATCCGCTCGAGATGCTCGACTCCCACAAGCGCTACATGGTGGGCGCGGGCATCAACACGCGCGACTACGCCGAGCGCGTACCGGCACTCGTCGAGGCCGGCGCAGATGTGCTCTGCATCGACAGCTCCGAGGGCTTCTCTGACTGGCAGCGCATCACGCTCGAATGGGTGCGCGAGCACTACGGCGATTCGGTGAAGGTGGGTGCCGGCAACGTGGTCGACGCCGAGGGCTTCCGTTTCCTCGCCGAATGCGGCGCTGACTTCGTGAAGGTGGGCATCGGCGGCGGTTCGATCTGCATCACGCGCGAGCAGAAGGGCATCGGCCGCGGTCAGGCGACCGCGCTTATCGAAGTCGCCAAGGCACGCGACGAGTACTTCGAAGAGACGGGCGTCTACATTCCGGTATGCTCCGACGGCGGGATCGTCTACGACCACCACATGACGCTCGCACTTGCCATGGGCGCCGATTTTCTCATGCTCGGCCGCTACTTCGCCCGTTTCGACGAGAGCCCCACGAACAAGGTCAACGTCAACGGCAGCTATATGAAAGAGTACTGGGGCGAAGGTTCGGCCCGCGCCCGCAACTGGCAGCGCTACGATCTCGGCGGCGACAAGAAGGGGCTTTCCTTCGAAGAGGGCGTCGACAGCTACGTACCCTACGCCGGCACGCTCAAGGACAACGTGGACCTCACGCTTTCGAAGGTGCGTTCTACCATGTGCAACTGCGGTGCGCTCACCATCGCCGAGCTGCAGGAAAAGGCTAAGCTCACGGTGGTCAGCTCCACGTCCATCGTCGAGGGAGGCGCGCACGACGTCGTGCTCAAGGACAAAGCGCCGTACGGCACCGGCTCCATGCGCTAG
- a CDS encoding coiled-coil domain-containing protein, producing MCAGGSLETLRRFARDHDATVRMCARGALCCVLFWCVFAAILCGAPVSAHADEVADAQAALEEAEARLTELQDERAALEGEIVLLQEEIDATIEQVKEAQRLYQTSLKRLQNSAVFHYKLGGVTLYDMVLSTDSVSDLIDMVNYLDAIEASLGKEAQAQLDEKQALEDVIKELDAKKVEQNALRDELAAKEDEAKALVDEASARVDEAERERLERMAALAAPSGPLFATGGAIDGSWQLGFASAYSFADNDGWDATASGIPLDWTSYTVAVPISQRYLLGSAVEISYNGMSLVATVTDVGGFESYGRALDLAPGVWRAFGANNVNEWGVRQVAYRFL from the coding sequence ATGTGCGCGGGAGGTTCGCTCGAAACCCTGAGAAGATTCGCTCGCGACCACGATGCGACTGTCCGCATGTGCGCACGAGGTGCGCTCTGCTGCGTTCTTTTCTGGTGCGTTTTTGCTGCGATCCTGTGCGGCGCGCCCGTTTCGGCCCATGCGGACGAAGTGGCCGATGCTCAGGCAGCCTTGGAGGAAGCCGAAGCACGTTTGACGGAGTTGCAGGACGAGCGAGCCGCGCTCGAAGGCGAGATCGTTTTGCTGCAAGAAGAGATCGATGCAACGATCGAGCAGGTGAAAGAGGCGCAGAGGCTCTACCAAACGAGCCTCAAGCGCCTGCAGAACAGTGCGGTGTTCCACTACAAGCTCGGCGGCGTGACGCTTTATGACATGGTGTTGTCAACCGATTCGGTATCCGATCTCATCGATATGGTGAACTACCTCGATGCAATCGAGGCGTCGTTGGGGAAAGAAGCGCAAGCCCAACTTGACGAAAAGCAGGCTTTAGAGGACGTCATCAAAGAGCTCGATGCGAAGAAGGTTGAGCAGAACGCTCTGAGGGACGAACTTGCCGCGAAGGAGGACGAGGCTAAAGCGCTTGTGGACGAGGCTTCCGCACGCGTTGACGAGGCGGAGCGTGAGCGGCTCGAGCGTATGGCCGCCCTTGCTGCGCCGAGTGGGCCGCTGTTCGCGACAGGGGGTGCGATCGATGGCAGTTGGCAGCTAGGATTCGCTTCGGCCTACAGCTTTGCCGACAACGACGGATGGGACGCTACCGCGTCGGGCATTCCGCTCGACTGGACGTCGTATACGGTCGCCGTACCCATCAGCCAACGGTACCTGTTGGGCAGTGCGGTCGAGATCAGCTACAACGGCATGAGCCTCGTGGCAACGGTTACCGATGTCGGCGGCTTCGAATCGTATGGGCGTGCGCTCGATCTCGCACCTGGCGTGTGGAGAGCGTTCGGTGCGAACAACGTCAACGAATGGGGCGTGCGACAGGTGGCGTATCGGTTCTTGTAG
- a CDS encoding IS3 family transposase, whose product MYTEREKVRYVETMWAEGLTPRAAERKWGTPSRESLRRWLEQAEEGSLPAEMPRVKGRAEHAPHSRYPEATKAEAVRLYGLGEKPAHIARRLGIAEASIISVWSRKARKSAIMSETGAEGAPREDEGAKPGMGQAAGSDDRRIEALRAELEEALFEVSVYKELMRDPKAASPASLSKRRLVGLGERLRRDCGCSLARISTFLGISKSTYLYHRARLDSPSGMTDGGFDGAVAAAFAENGGIYGYRRLRAALEAGGVRAPERRVRESMARQGLVARCSRSEKRWSSYAGEVSDAPGNLLLGEHGRHDFSAAAPNELWLTDITEMRGRDGKCYLSAVVDCFDGKVVAWRASESPNAELANSTLADAIATLREGQRPVIHSDRGGHYRWKGWIALCEGAGLVRSMSRKGHSPDNAACEGFFGRAKVEAFHSLVRAGAPVAEIFEAVARYITWYNDGRLKTFRENGKKATCETIEGRRRRLGLAA is encoded by the coding sequence ATGTACACGGAAAGGGAGAAGGTCCGCTACGTCGAGACGATGTGGGCCGAGGGGCTCACGCCCCGCGCCGCCGAGCGGAAATGGGGGACCCCGTCCAGGGAGTCGCTGAGGCGGTGGCTGGAGCAGGCCGAGGAGGGCTCCCTGCCGGCGGAGATGCCCAGGGTGAAGGGGCGCGCCGAGCACGCGCCCCACTCCCGCTACCCCGAGGCCACCAAGGCGGAGGCCGTCCGCCTCTACGGCCTCGGGGAGAAGCCCGCGCACATCGCCCGCCGCCTCGGCATCGCCGAAGCGAGCATAATATCGGTCTGGAGCAGGAAGGCCCGCAAAAGCGCTATCATGTCCGAGACCGGCGCGGAGGGCGCGCCGCGCGAGGACGAGGGGGCGAAGCCGGGCATGGGGCAGGCGGCGGGATCGGACGACAGGCGGATCGAGGCCCTCCGGGCCGAGCTCGAGGAGGCGCTCTTCGAGGTGAGCGTCTACAAGGAGCTGATGCGCGACCCAAAAGCCGCAAGCCCGGCGAGCCTGTCGAAGAGGCGGCTCGTCGGGTTAGGCGAGAGGCTGAGGCGGGACTGCGGGTGCTCCCTGGCCCGGATCTCGACGTTCTTGGGAATCTCGAAGAGCACCTACCTCTACCACCGGGCGAGGCTCGATAGCCCGTCCGGCATGACGGACGGGGGCTTCGACGGGGCCGTGGCCGCGGCCTTCGCGGAGAACGGCGGGATCTACGGCTACCGCCGCCTCAGAGCGGCGCTGGAGGCCGGCGGCGTCCGCGCGCCCGAGCGCAGGGTGCGCGAGTCGATGGCGCGCCAGGGGCTCGTCGCCCGGTGCTCCAGGTCGGAGAAGAGATGGAGCTCGTACGCGGGCGAGGTGTCGGACGCGCCCGGGAACCTGCTGCTCGGCGAGCACGGGAGGCACGACTTCTCGGCGGCCGCGCCCAACGAGCTGTGGCTCACCGACATCACCGAGATGCGGGGGCGCGACGGCAAGTGCTACCTGTCCGCCGTCGTCGACTGCTTCGACGGCAAGGTCGTCGCCTGGCGCGCCTCGGAGAGCCCCAACGCCGAGCTCGCGAACTCCACGCTCGCCGACGCGATAGCGACGCTTCGGGAGGGCCAGCGTCCCGTCATCCACTCCGACCGCGGCGGGCACTACCGCTGGAAGGGGTGGATCGCGCTGTGCGAGGGGGCCGGCCTCGTGCGCTCGATGTCGCGCAAGGGGCACAGCCCCGACAACGCGGCGTGCGAGGGCTTCTTCGGCCGGGCGAAGGTCGAGGCGTTCCATTCGCTCGTGCGCGCGGGGGCGCCCGTCGCCGAGATATTCGAGGCCGTCGCGCGCTACATCACGTGGTACAATGACGGCCGCCTCAAGACGTTCAGGGAGAACGGGAAGAAGGCCACCTGCGAGACCATCGAGGGCCGCCGCAGGAGGCTCGGGCTGGCGGCCTGA
- a CDS encoding lipopolysaccharide biosynthesis protein, which produces MVNRHLPDPNNPNMRTRKLGKGASAEREHASAALRGERPQRTTGDGDGRTERTAETIGRHERATPAQQAGRTHSEPTAQDSSETKTFGPSGRAVRGKKQKKRKPNFVTRSVNNWCNRLLGAVSDRTLAEQEEEYAAHRTTRDFVWNTIGVGAWGMVFPVLTIVVTQLVGVEQAGMFSLAFVTGLMLMFVANYGVRAYQVSDINEEHSFSDYQINRILTCIIMVVAGVAYCSLRGYTDQMLLISMGVYLYKMIDGLADVYEGRLQQVDKLYLAGISQGFRSVVVVIVFSIVLFVSRNLEAACISMAIASAATFLFLTFPLALFETPKSRKWSFGSVFDLLKQCFPLFVALFMYNLIDNMPKFVMEGVLSYDNQLYFNALYFPAHAILLTSGFIYKPLLLRMANVWADPAKRKRFDLIIVVILASIVVMTLAMVLIMGSIGLPIMSFLYGIDFAPFRELCFIMLAAGGVTAAIEFVYQVITVLRRQKAVMKLYLITFGFSLFIPILLINFTGLPGAVIGYLIVMCILFVLLIWEYFRIRYEMSRQTAAEKAEAGAHNARDAAREKRRAREDAEFSSYGSHAARARSRTSTRESSERSGNHTKE; this is translated from the coding sequence GTGGTAAACCGACACCTGCCCGATCCGAACAACCCGAATATGCGCACGAGAAAGCTCGGCAAGGGTGCTTCCGCCGAGCGCGAGCATGCGTCTGCCGCACTGCGCGGCGAGCGCCCGCAGCGAACAACGGGCGACGGCGACGGGCGGACCGAACGCACGGCAGAAACCATCGGGCGCCACGAGCGGGCGACTCCGGCGCAGCAGGCAGGGCGCACCCACAGCGAGCCAACTGCGCAAGACTCTTCCGAAACAAAAACGTTCGGGCCTTCGGGCCGAGCCGTGCGCGGCAAGAAGCAGAAGAAACGCAAGCCGAATTTTGTTACTCGCTCCGTCAACAACTGGTGCAATCGCCTGCTTGGTGCGGTTTCCGACCGAACGCTTGCCGAACAGGAAGAGGAATACGCCGCCCACCGTACAACGCGCGACTTCGTATGGAACACCATCGGCGTCGGTGCGTGGGGCATGGTATTTCCCGTGCTCACCATCGTGGTTACCCAGCTTGTCGGCGTGGAGCAGGCAGGTATGTTCTCGCTTGCGTTCGTTACGGGCCTCATGCTCATGTTCGTGGCGAACTATGGCGTGAGAGCCTATCAAGTCTCTGACATCAACGAAGAGCACTCGTTCTCGGATTACCAGATCAATCGCATTCTCACCTGCATCATCATGGTTGTTGCAGGAGTTGCGTACTGCTCTTTGCGCGGCTACACCGATCAGATGCTGCTCATCAGCATGGGCGTGTATCTCTACAAGATGATCGACGGATTGGCTGATGTGTACGAAGGAAGGCTCCAGCAGGTGGATAAACTCTACCTCGCGGGCATTTCCCAAGGGTTTCGCTCCGTCGTGGTCGTCATCGTATTCAGCATTGTGCTGTTCGTCTCGCGCAACCTCGAAGCGGCGTGCATCTCGATGGCCATCGCCTCGGCAGCCACCTTCTTGTTTCTCACCTTCCCGCTCGCGCTCTTCGAAACCCCGAAATCCCGAAAGTGGAGCTTCGGCAGCGTGTTCGATCTGCTGAAGCAATGCTTCCCGCTGTTCGTCGCACTGTTCATGTACAACCTCATCGACAATATGCCGAAGTTCGTCATGGAGGGCGTGCTCTCCTACGACAATCAGCTCTATTTCAATGCGCTGTACTTCCCCGCCCATGCGATCCTGCTGACATCGGGATTCATCTACAAGCCGCTTCTGCTGCGCATGGCAAACGTATGGGCCGACCCCGCTAAACGCAAACGGTTCGATCTCATCATCGTCGTGATCTTGGCCTCCATTGTGGTGATGACGCTTGCGATGGTGCTCATTATGGGATCGATCGGCCTGCCCATCATGAGCTTTCTGTACGGCATCGACTTCGCGCCATTCCGGGAGCTGTGTTTCATCATGCTCGCCGCAGGCGGCGTAACGGCCGCCATCGAATTCGTCTACCAGGTGATCACCGTGCTCCGCCGCCAAAAAGCGGTCATGAAACTTTATTTGATCACGTTCGGCTTCTCGCTGTTCATCCCGATCCTGCTCATCAACTTCACGGGACTGCCCGGTGCCGTCATCGGATACCTCATCGTGATGTGCATTCTGTTCGTGCTGCTCATTTGGGAATACTTCCGCATCCGCTACGAGATGTCGCGGCAGACGGCAGCCGAGAAAGCGGAGGCCGGCGCCCACAACGCCCGAGATGCGGCGCGTGAAAAGCGGCGCGCTCGCGAAGACGCTGAGTTCTCCTCGTACGGCAGCCACGCTGCGCGGGCGCGTTCGCGTACCAGCACCCGAGAAAGCAGTGAGCGCTCAGGCAATCATACGAAAGAATAG
- a CDS encoding TetR/AcrR family transcriptional regulator encodes MTQSGREKTKSLTNEELAKAALELVDQEGVDALSFRKLCERTGVPTMTIMNRFGSKRELMKAALGVMLDETVVEPLPNETWQESLRRVARMNRAMALRHPKAFMMFVLVPIFESPVLEFTDRVFSTHENQNLPPEMPSVFLSLMHSFLPGFQLAEAYANEERSRMRENADFEATEQFDLFTEETFDRNVEIIITGLTVQYGLPEE; translated from the coding sequence ATGACGCAATCAGGTCGGGAAAAAACGAAATCGTTGACCAACGAAGAGCTTGCAAAGGCTGCGCTTGAGCTTGTCGATCAGGAAGGTGTCGACGCCTTGTCCTTTCGTAAGCTTTGCGAGAGAACAGGCGTGCCGACGATGACGATCATGAACCGCTTTGGGTCAAAGCGCGAGCTCATGAAGGCGGCGCTTGGCGTTATGCTCGACGAGACGGTTGTCGAACCTCTGCCGAATGAAACATGGCAGGAGAGCTTACGACGCGTAGCTCGCATGAATCGCGCTATGGCGCTTAGGCATCCAAAGGCTTTCATGATGTTCGTTCTTGTGCCTATCTTCGAATCCCCCGTCCTTGAGTTTACCGATCGCGTGTTCTCAACCCATGAAAATCAGAATTTGCCCCCCGAAATGCCTTCCGTATTTCTTTCTCTCATGCATTCTTTTCTTCCTGGTTTTCAACTGGCGGAGGCGTATGCGAACGAAGAACGGAGTCGAATGCGCGAAAACGCGGATTTCGAAGCGACGGAGCAGTTCGATCTCTTTACCGAAGAGACGTTCGACCGCAATGTTGAAATTATCATCACAGGGTTGACCGTTCAATACGGGCTACCCGAAGAGTAG
- a CDS encoding aminopeptidase — protein MERENAWKSYTADDLAALETLAQGYIDFISTCKTERECAKFAIDLVEENGYVSLEAAIKEKRPLAPGERVWAHAHGKALILAVLGREPFENGFNILGAHIDSPRLDVKQNPLFESNGFALMDTHYYGGIKNYQWVTVPLAIHGVVAKKDGSVVDVVIGEDESDPVFCVTDLLVHLASKQMGKKANEVVEGEDLDILVGNRPLVIENGDSENGTEAHDENSPEAKRAELAKKEPVKAYLLDLLAERYGIDEEDFLSAELEVVPAGRARDCGFDRSMVLGYGQDDRVCAYTSLLAQLAVEEPAKTCVCVLVDKEEIGSVGATGMASQFFENTMAEIMALAGCPGDLPLRRALAASSMLSSDVSAGFDPAYASVFEAKNSAFLGRGLVFNKYTGSRGKSGSNDASAEYMARIRSIMDEANVAFQTAELGRVDAGGGGTIAYIPAKYGMDVIDSGVAVLSMHSPWEVSSKADLYEAYKGYKSFLREA, from the coding sequence ATGGAACGAGAGAACGCGTGGAAATCCTACACTGCCGACGACCTCGCCGCGCTTGAAACGCTCGCGCAGGGCTACATCGATTTCATCTCCACTTGCAAGACCGAGCGCGAGTGCGCGAAGTTCGCAATCGATCTGGTTGAAGAGAACGGTTATGTAAGTCTTGAGGCGGCCATCAAAGAGAAGCGGCCGCTTGCGCCCGGCGAGCGCGTATGGGCCCATGCTCACGGCAAGGCGCTCATCCTCGCAGTGCTCGGCCGCGAGCCGTTCGAGAACGGGTTCAACATCTTAGGCGCGCACATCGATTCGCCCCGGCTCGACGTGAAGCAGAACCCGCTGTTCGAGTCGAACGGGTTCGCGCTCATGGATACGCACTACTACGGCGGAATCAAGAACTATCAGTGGGTCACCGTGCCGCTTGCCATCCACGGCGTGGTGGCGAAGAAAGACGGCAGCGTCGTCGACGTCGTCATCGGCGAAGATGAAAGCGATCCGGTGTTCTGCGTGACCGACCTTCTCGTCCACCTGGCATCCAAGCAGATGGGAAAAAAGGCTAACGAGGTCGTCGAGGGCGAGGACCTCGATATCCTCGTGGGCAACCGCCCGCTTGTGATCGAGAACGGCGATTCCGAAAACGGGACCGAAGCGCACGACGAAAACAGCCCCGAAGCGAAGCGCGCAGAACTTGCGAAGAAAGAACCCGTGAAGGCCTACCTGCTTGATCTTTTGGCCGAGCGCTACGGTATCGATGAGGAAGATTTTCTTTCCGCCGAACTCGAGGTCGTGCCTGCTGGCCGTGCGCGCGATTGCGGTTTCGACCGCTCGATGGTGCTCGGTTACGGGCAAGACGACCGCGTGTGCGCCTACACCTCGCTTCTGGCTCAGCTCGCCGTCGAAGAGCCTGCGAAAACCTGCGTGTGCGTGCTTGTTGACAAAGAGGAGATCGGCAGCGTGGGCGCGACGGGTATGGCCTCGCAGTTCTTCGAAAACACCATGGCCGAGATCATGGCGCTTGCAGGTTGTCCGGGCGATCTGCCGCTTCGGCGTGCGCTTGCGGCGTCGAGCATGCTTTCTTCCGACGTCAGCGCGGGATTCGATCCCGCGTACGCAAGCGTGTTCGAGGCGAAGAACTCCGCGTTTCTGGGACGCGGCCTCGTGTTCAACAAGTACACGGGCAGCCGCGGCAAGAGCGGATCGAACGATGCGTCGGCCGAGTACATGGCCCGCATCCGCTCCATTATGGACGAGGCGAACGTGGCGTTTCAGACCGCCGAGCTCGGGCGCGTCGATGCGGGCGGCGGCGGTACGATCGCTTACATACCCGCAAAATACGGCATGGACGTCATCGACTCGGGCGTCGCGGTGCTCTCGATGCATTCGCCCTGGGAGGTTTCGTCGAAGGCCGATTTGTATGAAGCCTACAAAGGATACAAATCTTTTCTGAGGGAAGCGTAG